One window from the genome of Salvia miltiorrhiza cultivar Shanhuang (shh) chromosome 7, IMPLAD_Smil_shh, whole genome shotgun sequence encodes:
- the LOC130992747 gene encoding uncharacterized protein LOC130992747, translating into MVYLVDEDDEEDVDTNEDVAREKNIPVDCAAYDTFLRIHRKGGLYIGIRSEAHAVEIESRIQDIQATQGRDPTPEEVHAIFKEVVKRDTKGRVLGMGMMTHMVSSGSSTQSTSTSQTAPAASLEEVEALRAEVNAQASRGNNLEARILEQDGTINDLKSMLAELMANMKKGHNP; encoded by the exons ATGGTATATCTAGTAGATGaggatgatgaagaagatgttGACACCAATGAAGATGTTGCTCGGGAAAAGAATATCCCGGTTGACTGTGCTGCGTATGATACATTTCTACGCATACACCGGAAGGGAGGATTATACATTGGCATACGTTCCGAGGCACACGCG GTGGAGATTGAGAGTCGCATTCAAGATATTCAAGCCACTCAGGGTAGGGATCCGACACCAGAAGAGGTACACGCCATCTTTAAGGAGGTGGTGAAGAGGGACACGAAAGGCCGTGTGCTCGGGATGGGAATGATGACACATATGGTGTCTAGTGGATCTAGTACTCAGTCCACTAGCACGTCTCAGACTGCCCCTGCTGCTTCTCTTGAGGAGGTCGAGGCGCTAAGAGCTGAAGTGAATGCTCAGGCTTCTAGAGGGAACAACCTCGAGGCACGTATCCTGGAGCAAGATGGCACCATTAATGATCTCAAGAGTATGTTGGCGGAGTTGATGGCAAATATGAAGAAGGGTCATAATCCTTGA
- the LOC130992746 gene encoding 60S ribosomal protein L5, with the protein MVFIKAQKSRAYFKRFQVKFKRRREGKTDYRARIRLINQDKNKYNTPKYRFVVRFSNKDIVAQIISASITGDMVLATAYAHELPQFGLQVGLTNYAAAYCTGLLLARRALKKLEMDDDYEGNTEATGEDYSVEPSDTRRPFRCLLDVGLLRTTTGNRIFGALKGALDGGLDIPHSDKRFAGFSKDSKQLDAEIHRKYIYGGHVSSYMKTLMEDEPEKFQSHFSKYIKNGLEADDLEELYKKVHAAIRADPTMKKSEKQQPKKHKRYNLKKLTYEERKAKLIERLNALNAAAGVDEDDEEDDE; encoded by the exons ATG gtttttatcaaagcACAGAAGTCAAGGGCATACTTTAAGCGGTTCCAGGTCAAATTTAAGAGAAGGAGAG AGGGGAAGACAGATTACAGGGCTAGGATTCGTCTAATCAACCAAGACAAGAACAAGTACAATACTCCGAAGTACAGATTTGTTGTGCGATTT TCCAACAAGGATATTGTTGCACAAATAATATCGGCTAGTATTACTGGAGATATGGTTCTCGCTACAGCGTATGCCCATGAATTGCCTCAATTTGGACTTCAAGTTGGTCTGACAAATTATGCTGCAG CCTATTGCACTGGGCTTCTTCTGGCTCGCCGTGCCCTTAAAAAGCTTGAGATGGATGATGACTATGAAGGCAATACAGAG GCTACTGGAGAGGATTACTCAGTTGAACCATCAGATACACGAAGGCCTTTCCGTTGTCTGCTTGATGTTGGTCTACTTAGAACAACTACCGGAAATCGTATTTTTGGTGCTCTAAAG GGTGCTCTTGATGGTGGGTTGGATATTCCTCACAGTGACAAGAGGTTTGCTGGTTTCTCAAAGGATTCTAAGCAACTTGATGCAGAAATTCACAGGAAATATATTTATGGAGGCCATGTGTCATCATACATGAAG ACTTTGATGGAAGATGAACCCGAAAAGTTCCAATCACACTTCAGCAAGTATATTAAGAATGGTCTTGAGGCGGATGACCTTGAGGAACTGTACAAGAAAGTCCATGCTGCCATTCGTGCTGATCCAACTATGAAGAAATCTGAGAAACAGCAACCCAAGAAACATAAGAG GTACAACTTGAAGAAGCTCACTTATGAAGAGAGGAAGGCTAAGTTGATTGAACGTTTAAATGCTCTAAATGCTGCTGCTGGggttgatgaagatgatgaggaagatgatgagtAA
- the LOC130992745 gene encoding FAM10 family protein At4g22670, producing MDASKLNQLKQFIEQCKTNPSMLSDPSLSFFREYVESLGGEIPSSAGASKAKSHVVHESDEDMDNIEDETQPPQEEDEPEIVESDIELDDSDVVEPDNDPPQKMGDPSVEVTEENRDASQEAKMQAIEAISEGKHDEAVESLTRAIMLNPTSAIMYATRASVYIKMKKPNAAIRDASAALEINPDSAKGYKSRGIAQAMLGKWEEAAKDLHLASKLDYDEEISAVLKKVEPNAHKIEEHRRKYDRLRKEREDRKIERERQRRRAEAQAAYEKAKRQEQSSSSRGVGGMPGGFPGGMPGGFPGGMPGMPGGMPGGFPGGMPGMPGGMPGGFPGGMPGMPGGMPGMAGGMPGNVDYSKILNDPELMSAFKDPEVMAALQDVMKNPANLAKHQANPKVAPIIAKMMSKFAGPQ from the exons ATGGATGCATCAAAGCTGAATCAGCTGAAGCAATTCATCGAACAGTGCAAGACAAATCCGTCCATGCTCTCCGAtccatctctctcttttttccgGGAATACGTTGAGAG TCTTGGAGGCGAGATTCCGTCGTCTGCAGGGGCTTCTAAAGCG AAGTCTCATGTGGTACATGAGAGTGATGAGGATATGGACAACATTGAGGATGAGACTCAGCCACCTCAGGAAGAAGATGAGCCTGAGATAGTTGAATCCGATATTGAACTCGATGATTCTGATGTCGTGGAGCCTGACAATGATCCTCCGCAGAAG ATGGGTGACCCCTCAGTTGAGGTCACCGAGGAAAACAGGGATGCTTCTCAGGAGGCTAAAATGCAGGCAATTGAAGCAATTTCTGAAG GCAAACATGATGAAGCTGTCGAGAGCCTCACCAGGGCTATCATGCTGAATCCTACTTCTGCAATTATGTATGCAACCCGAG CTAGTGTGTATATTAAAATGAAGAAGCCAAATGCTGCTATTCGGGATGCTAGTGCAGCATTGGAG ATCAATCCAGACTCTGCCAAAGGGTATAAGTCTCGTGGTATAGCTCAGGCTATGCTTGGGAAATGGGAAGAAGCAGCCAAGGATCTTCACCTGGCCTCAAAACTTGACTATGATGAAGAAATCAGTGCTGTGCTAAAGAAG GTTGAGCCAAATGCCCATAAGATTGAGGAACATCGTAGAAAATATGATAGGCTTcgaaaagagagagaagatagGAAGATTGAACGCGAGCGACAACGGCGCCGAGCTGAAGCTCAG GCTGCATATGAAAAGGCTAAGAGACAAGAGCAATCATCATCAAGTAGAGGAGTTGGGGGCATGCCCGGTGGTTTTCCTGGTGGCATGCCCGGAGGATTTCCTGGAGGTATGCCTGGAATGCCGGGAGGTATGCCCGGTGGATTTCCTGGCGGGATGCCCGGAATGCCAGGAGGTATGCCCGGTGGATTTCCTGGCGGGATGCCCGGAATGCCAGGAGGTATGCCTGGCATGGCAGGCGGTATGCCTGGGAATGTTGACTACAGCAAGATACTGAAT GATCCTGAATTGATGTCAGCATTCAAAGATCCTGAAGTCATGGCCGCACTCCAAGATG TAATGAAGAACCCTGCTAACCTGGCCAAGCATCAAGCAAACCCAAAGGTAGCTCCAATTATAGCAAAAATGATGAGTAAATTTGCTGGACCACAGTGA